The Parabacteroides sp. AD58 genome includes a window with the following:
- a CDS encoding lipoprotein signal peptidase has protein sequence MKYSKGKGAVCIVILLLLLDQILKIWIKTHLELHESIEITPWFYLCFTENPGMAFGIEVIGKLFLSIFRIVAVGFIGYYLYSLVKKNYPFGFIACISLILAGAIGNIIDSIFYGVIFDHSYGQVATLFPEGGGYAGWLHGKVVDMFYFPLIETTWPDWLPIWGGQEFVFFRPIFNLADSAICVGVFLLLIFYRNTLSKSLGNEERK, from the coding sequence ATGAAATATTCAAAAGGAAAAGGAGCAGTATGCATCGTAATACTGCTCCTTCTTTTAGACCAAATCTTGAAAATTTGGATTAAGACACATCTGGAACTACATGAAAGCATCGAGATTACCCCTTGGTTTTATCTCTGCTTCACAGAAAATCCAGGTATGGCTTTTGGTATTGAAGTCATCGGTAAACTGTTCTTATCCATCTTCCGTATTGTTGCCGTTGGATTTATCGGATATTATCTATATTCCCTCGTAAAAAAGAATTACCCATTTGGATTCATTGCCTGTATCTCATTGATTCTGGCGGGAGCTATCGGTAACATAATAGATTCCATTTTCTACGGAGTCATTTTCGACCATAGTTATGGGCAAGTAGCAACACTTTTCCCGGAAGGAGGCGGATATGCAGGCTGGTTGCATGGAAAAGTTGTAGACATGTTCTATTTCCCATTGATCGAAACGACATGGCCTGATTGGTTACCCATTTGGGGTGGACAAGAGTTTGTCTTTTTCCGTCCGATATTCAACCTGGCTGATTCAGCCATTTGTGTCGGAGTTTTTCTCCTTTTAATATTCTATAGAAATACTTTGTCTAAAAGTTTAGGCAACGAAGAAAGAAAATAA
- a CDS encoding TraR/DksA family transcriptional regulator, whose amino-acid sequence MAEKTRYSDAELEEFRAIILEKLEIAKRDYEMLRSGVTNSDGNDVADTSPTFKVLEEGATTLSKEEAGRLAQRQMKFIQNLQAALVRIENKTYGICRETGKLIPKERLRAVPHATLSIEAKQGGAK is encoded by the coding sequence ATGGCAGAAAAGACAAGATACTCAGATGCGGAACTCGAAGAATTTCGAGCTATCATATTAGAAAAGCTGGAAATAGCAAAACGAGATTATGAAATGTTGAGATCGGGTGTTACTAATTCTGACGGGAATGATGTAGCTGATACATCACCTACATTCAAAGTCCTGGAAGAAGGTGCAACCACTCTTTCCAAGGAAGAAGCAGGTCGACTGGCACAACGGCAAATGAAATTCATTCAGAATTTACAGGCGGCGTTGGTACGTATCGAAAACAAGACGTATGGTATTTGCCGTGAGACAGGAAAACTGATTCCGAAAGAAAGACTGCGGGCCGTACCTCACGCAACATTAAGTATTGAAGCAAAACAAGGAGGCGCTAAATAA
- the ileS gene encoding isoleucine--tRNA ligase — MSKKFAEYSKFDLSNVNKEILKKWQDGDVFHKSLEIREGHPSFVFYEGPPSANGMPGIHHVIARSIKDIFCRYKTMKGYKVNRKAGWDTHGLPVELGVEKSLGITKEDIGKKISVADYNAACRKDVMKFTKEWTDLTQKMGYWVDLENPYITYDNRYIETLWWLLKQLYNKGLLYKGYTIQPYSPAAGTGLSSHELNQPGCYRDVKDTTVVGQFKMKNPKPEMAQWGTPYFIAWTTTPWTLPSNTALCVGPKIDYVAVQTYNGYTGEKITVVLAKPLLYAHFNKKAEGIALEDYKSGDKLIPFKVVGEYKGTDLVGMEYEQLIPWVKPVEATEDGWKEASAKAFRVIPGDYVTTEDGTGIVHIAPTFGADDANVAKAAGIPSLFMINKKGETRPMVDLTGKFYLLNELDEKFVAECVDVEKYKEYEGRWVKNAYDPQFTVDGKYDEKAAQAAESLDIYICMKMKQNNQAFKIEKHVHNYPHCWRTDKPVLYYPLDSWFIRSTACKDRMIELNKTINWKPESTGTGRFGKWLENLNDWNLSRSRYWGTPLPIWRSEEGEEICIGSVEELYNEIEKSIAAGFMTENPYKKLGFEPGVYTKENYEKIDLHRPYVDDITLVSPSGKPMKRESDLIDVWFDSGAMPYAQLHYPFENKELVDNRTYYPADFIAEGVDQTRGWFFTLHAIATMIFDSVAYKAVVSNGLVLDKNGNKMSKRLGNAVDPFATIEKYGSDPLRWYMITNASPWDNLKFDIEGVEEVRRKFFGTLYNTYSFFALYANVDGFNYSQPDIEWNKRPEIDRWILSLLNSLIKDVDNYLDNYEPTRAGRAISDFVNDHLSNWYVRLNRKRFWQGGLTDDKLSAYQTLYTCLETVAKLMAPIAPFYADQLFCDLIAATGRENVYSVHLSDFPVCHEEQIDKNLEERMQMAQTISSMVLALRRKVNIKVRQPLHVLMVPVLDEHQKESIEAVKSLILSEVNVKDMKFVDNTAGILVKRIKPDFKKLGPRYGKIMKALAAAIQQMSQEDINAFEKAGTFTLQVDGQDAVLERTDVEIISEDIPGWLVANEGRLTVALDISVTDELKKEGLARELVNRIQNLRKSSGFDITDKVNITIASSPEMDGAVTAYKDYITSQVLANSLTITTEPIADATVLDFEDFTLPVKVEKI; from the coding sequence ATGAGTAAGAAATTTGCCGAATATTCAAAATTCGACTTGTCGAATGTGAATAAGGAAATACTGAAAAAATGGCAAGACGGCGATGTCTTCCATAAGAGTCTTGAAATCCGAGAAGGTCATCCTTCTTTCGTATTCTACGAAGGACCGCCTTCTGCTAACGGCATGCCGGGTATTCACCATGTCATTGCCCGTTCGATTAAAGATATTTTCTGCCGTTACAAGACCATGAAAGGTTACAAAGTAAACCGCAAAGCAGGCTGGGATACTCACGGACTGCCGGTGGAATTGGGCGTAGAAAAATCATTAGGTATTACCAAAGAGGATATTGGCAAAAAGATTTCGGTAGCCGATTATAATGCTGCTTGTCGTAAAGATGTCATGAAGTTCACCAAAGAATGGACTGACCTGACTCAGAAAATGGGATATTGGGTAGATCTGGAAAACCCGTATATCACTTACGATAACCGGTATATTGAAACCTTATGGTGGTTGTTGAAGCAACTATACAACAAAGGCCTTTTATACAAAGGTTATACCATCCAACCGTACTCTCCAGCTGCAGGAACAGGATTAAGTTCTCACGAACTGAATCAACCTGGATGTTATCGGGATGTAAAGGATACAACAGTTGTTGGCCAATTCAAGATGAAAAATCCGAAGCCAGAAATGGCCCAGTGGGGAACTCCCTATTTCATCGCCTGGACTACTACGCCTTGGACTTTGCCATCCAACACCGCACTTTGTGTAGGCCCAAAGATTGATTACGTAGCCGTACAAACTTACAATGGATATACGGGAGAAAAAATAACTGTGGTTTTGGCAAAACCCCTCCTTTATGCTCACTTCAATAAGAAAGCCGAAGGAATCGCTCTTGAAGACTACAAATCGGGTGATAAACTGATTCCGTTCAAGGTTGTCGGCGAATACAAAGGAACGGATCTGGTCGGCATGGAATACGAACAGCTGATTCCATGGGTAAAACCGGTAGAAGCAACCGAGGATGGCTGGAAAGAAGCTTCAGCCAAAGCATTCCGTGTAATTCCTGGAGATTACGTAACAACAGAAGATGGTACAGGTATCGTACATATCGCTCCGACATTTGGTGCAGATGATGCCAACGTAGCTAAAGCTGCAGGAATTCCGTCTTTGTTCATGATCAACAAGAAGGGCGAAACTCGTCCAATGGTTGATTTGACAGGAAAGTTCTATTTGCTGAATGAACTGGACGAAAAATTCGTTGCTGAATGCGTAGATGTTGAAAAATATAAAGAATACGAAGGCCGCTGGGTAAAGAACGCTTATGATCCGCAGTTTACAGTAGATGGCAAATATGATGAAAAGGCAGCACAGGCTGCAGAATCATTAGACATCTACATTTGCATGAAGATGAAGCAAAATAACCAGGCTTTCAAGATTGAAAAGCATGTACACAACTATCCGCATTGCTGGCGTACAGACAAACCGGTGCTGTATTATCCGCTGGATAGCTGGTTTATCCGCTCAACAGCCTGCAAGGACCGGATGATAGAACTCAACAAGACAATCAACTGGAAACCGGAATCTACCGGAACAGGCCGCTTCGGTAAATGGCTGGAGAACCTGAACGACTGGAACTTGAGCCGTTCTCGTTATTGGGGCACTCCACTTCCCATCTGGCGCAGTGAGGAAGGCGAAGAAATATGTATTGGTTCAGTGGAAGAACTGTACAACGAAATCGAGAAATCTATCGCCGCAGGCTTCATGACTGAAAACCCATATAAGAAATTAGGTTTTGAGCCGGGTGTTTACACGAAAGAAAATTACGAAAAGATAGACCTGCACCGTCCGTATGTAGACGACATCACGTTGGTATCACCGTCAGGCAAACCGATGAAACGAGAGAGCGATCTAATCGATGTATGGTTTGATTCGGGAGCTATGCCTTATGCTCAGTTGCATTATCCGTTCGAAAATAAAGAACTGGTAGACAACCGCACTTACTACCCGGCCGATTTCATTGCCGAAGGTGTAGACCAGACTCGTGGCTGGTTCTTTACGCTGCATGCTATCGCTACAATGATCTTTGACAGCGTAGCCTACAAAGCGGTAGTATCTAACGGACTGGTACTCGACAAGAACGGAAACAAGATGTCAAAACGTCTGGGCAATGCAGTCGATCCGTTTGCTACTATCGAAAAATACGGATCCGATCCGTTACGTTGGTACATGATTACCAATGCTTCTCCATGGGATAACTTAAAGTTCGACATTGAAGGCGTAGAAGAAGTCCGTCGCAAGTTCTTCGGTACATTATATAATACGTATTCATTCTTCGCTCTGTATGCGAATGTGGATGGATTTAATTACTCACAGCCGGATATCGAATGGAACAAGCGTCCAGAAATTGACCGTTGGATTCTGTCATTACTTAATTCACTGATTAAGGATGTAGACAACTACTTAGACAACTATGAACCAACCCGTGCTGGACGTGCCATCTCTGATTTTGTCAACGACCATTTAAGCAATTGGTATGTTCGCCTGAACCGTAAACGCTTCTGGCAAGGAGGACTGACAGATGATAAACTGTCAGCTTACCAGACATTGTATACCTGCTTGGAAACTGTGGCTAAGCTGATGGCTCCAATCGCACCGTTCTATGCAGATCAGTTGTTCTGTGATTTAATTGCAGCTACAGGACGTGAAAATGTTTATTCTGTACATTTGTCAGACTTCCCGGTATGCCACGAAGAACAAATTGACAAGAATCTGGAAGAACGTATGCAAATGGCCCAAACCATATCTTCCATGGTATTGGCATTACGCCGTAAAGTCAACATCAAGGTACGTCAGCCGTTGCATGTCTTGATGGTACCGGTATTGGATGAACATCAGAAAGAAAGTATTGAAGCCGTAAAATCACTTATCCTAAGCGAAGTGAACGTAAAGGACATGAAGTTTGTAGATAATACAGCAGGTATCCTGGTAAAACGTATCAAACCGGACTTTAAGAAACTTGGCCCGCGTTACGGCAAGATCATGAAAGCCCTGGCTGCTGCTATCCAGCAGATGAGTCAAGAGGATATCAATGCCTTCGAAAAAGCAGGTACGTTCACCTTACAGGTAGATGGCCAAGATGCCGTATTGGAAAGAACAGACGTTGAAATCATTTCCGAGGATATTCCTGGCTGGCTGGTTGCTAACGAAGGCCGTCTGACAGTAGCACTTGATATTTCGGTAACAGATGAACTGAAGAAAGAAGGCCTTGCCCGTGAATTAGTAAACCGTATTCAGAACTTACGTAAGAGCAGCGGTTTCGACATAACAGACAAAGTAAACATTACGATTGCGTCTTCACCAGAAATGGATGGAGCTGTTACGGCTTACAAAGATTATATCACTTCACAAGTCCTTGCCAATAGTCTTACTATAACAACAGAACCGATTGCAGATGCTACTGTTCTCGATTTTGAAGACTTCACATTACCTGTAAAAGTTGAAAAGATATAG